A single window of Thermocrinis jamiesonii DNA harbors:
- a CDS encoding Do family serine endopeptidase, translating into MRRIPMVFISLLILILLVGIEGCKAQKVQTSQLQTDVQTVTYGSGALAQFEKELTELVEKVSPSVVAIYSTQEVLVSPEDEFPFFFPFQIPQERRSLGSGVIMALKDDRFYILTNNHVVQKAKSIRVRFDPHTEREGKLVGGDPKTDVAVVEVDAKGIENAANRIAKLGDSDKLKVGQLVIAIGNPYGLERTVTIGVISALKRSIGITQYESFIQTDAAINPGNSGGPLINIHGEVIGINTAIVAEGQGLGFAIPINLAKWVADQIIAKGKVTRGWLGVVIQEITPEIAEAIGVKEGVLVSQIAPNSPAERAGLKAGDIIVAVDGEKVREVRDLQFRIMKTPPGTEIKLSIIRDGKTQQIKVKVGEMPEEVSFVQPREQASDIGLTLRDLSPEEVKRLGVKGVLVVDIARGSLAQRSGLRRGDIILMVNNQPVESVSDFFAKIEKAKSEGKDRVLLLVRRGGNNFYLVLYLR; encoded by the coding sequence ATGAGGAGGATCCCCATGGTCTTTATTTCTTTGCTCATTCTAATATTACTCGTTGGTATAGAAGGTTGTAAAGCACAGAAGGTCCAAACTTCTCAACTACAAACCGATGTTCAAACTGTCACTTATGGGTCTGGCGCGCTGGCTCAGTTTGAGAAAGAGCTTACAGAGCTTGTAGAAAAAGTTTCTCCCTCCGTAGTAGCCATATACTCCACTCAGGAGGTTTTGGTTAGTCCTGAAGATGAGTTTCCTTTTTTCTTTCCCTTTCAGATACCCCAAGAAAGAAGGTCCTTAGGGTCGGGAGTTATCATGGCTCTGAAGGATGATAGGTTTTACATACTTACCAACAATCACGTGGTTCAAAAAGCAAAGAGCATAAGGGTAAGATTTGACCCCCATACTGAAAGGGAAGGCAAGCTCGTGGGTGGAGACCCAAAAACCGATGTAGCAGTGGTTGAGGTAGATGCCAAGGGTATAGAAAACGCCGCAAACAGGATAGCAAAGCTTGGAGATTCAGATAAGCTAAAAGTCGGTCAGTTGGTAATAGCCATAGGAAATCCCTACGGTTTGGAAAGGACCGTGACTATAGGAGTGATTTCTGCTTTAAAGAGGTCCATTGGTATAACCCAATATGAGAGCTTTATTCAAACAGATGCAGCCATCAATCCCGGCAATTCAGGTGGTCCTCTCATAAACATCCACGGAGAGGTCATAGGTATAAACACCGCTATAGTAGCGGAAGGGCAAGGTTTAGGTTTTGCTATACCAATAAACTTAGCCAAGTGGGTCGCAGATCAGATAATAGCTAAGGGTAAAGTAACAAGAGGTTGGTTAGGCGTGGTTATCCAGGAGATAACTCCAGAGATTGCAGAAGCTATAGGTGTAAAGGAGGGGGTTTTAGTATCTCAGATAGCACCCAATAGCCCTGCAGAGAGGGCTGGACTAAAAGCTGGAGATATTATCGTCGCGGTGGATGGCGAGAAGGTTAGAGAAGTTAGGGACCTTCAGTTTAGAATAATGAAAACTCCACCTGGCACAGAGATTAAGCTAAGCATAATCCGAGACGGTAAAACCCAACAGATTAAGGTAAAGGTTGGAGAAATGCCGGAGGAGGTTAGCTTTGTCCAACCAAGAGAACAGGCAAGCGACATTGGTTTGACACTAAGGGACCTTTCTCCAGAGGAGGTTAAGAGGTTAGGTGTGAAGGGGGTGTTGGTTGTTGATATAGCTCGGGGTAGTTTGGCACAGAGGAGTGGCCTACGGAGGGGTGATATAATTCTTATGGTGAACAATCAACCCGTAGAGAGCGTGTCGGATTTTTTTGCGAAAATAGAAAAAGCTAAATCTGAAGGAAAAGATAGAGTTTTGCTTCTTGTAAGAAGAGGAGGGAATAACTTTTATTTAGTGCTTTATCTGAGGTGA
- the truB gene encoding tRNA pseudouridine(55) synthase TruB: MFPSVLLVDKPKGITSFKVVEKVKKNFGLRKVGHTGTLDPIATGLLILLIEEATRFSEFFLRLTKTYVATAMLGVMTDTYDAEGRVLKVRNVDVSCEDVERVMAEFVGRIIQRPPPFSAKKIGGVRAYQLARKGIELELKPVEVEIYRARLVECAIPKVVFEFEVSAGTYIRSLVNDIGLRLGCGAHIAELRRTKVGDWSVSMALSYERLETIQDLWGVAIPVDQALNFLPAVKLNWKEYRLFRNGAKIRSPIQCFGYVRVFSEEGFLGVGLCEGGFLKPYRLMPLQ; this comes from the coding sequence ATGTTTCCGTCCGTTCTCCTTGTTGACAAACCAAAGGGTATAACCTCCTTTAAAGTGGTGGAGAAAGTAAAGAAGAATTTTGGTCTTAGGAAGGTAGGGCATACCGGCACCTTAGACCCTATTGCTACAGGACTGTTAATACTTCTTATAGAAGAGGCTACGAGATTTTCCGAATTTTTTCTGAGACTTACCAAGACTTACGTTGCTACAGCCATGCTTGGTGTGATGACGGACACTTACGATGCGGAGGGAAGGGTATTAAAGGTTAGAAATGTAGATGTTTCTTGCGAAGATGTGGAAAGGGTTATGGCGGAATTTGTAGGTAGGATAATCCAAAGACCTCCACCCTTTTCTGCAAAGAAGATAGGGGGAGTAAGGGCATACCAACTGGCAAGGAAGGGTATAGAGTTGGAGCTAAAGCCTGTGGAGGTAGAAATTTATAGAGCCAGGTTGGTGGAGTGTGCAATTCCGAAGGTGGTTTTTGAGTTTGAGGTGTCTGCGGGCACTTACATAAGGAGTTTGGTAAATGATATAGGCTTAAGGCTGGGATGCGGAGCTCACATTGCTGAGCTTAGAAGAACAAAGGTGGGGGATTGGTCTGTAAGTATGGCTTTGTCTTATGAAAGGTTAGAAACTATCCAAGACCTGTGGGGAGTTGCCATACCTGTTGACCAAGCTTTGAACTTTCTTCCTGCTGTAAAACTAAATTGGAAAGAATACAGACTATTTAGAAACGGTGCAAAGATAAGATCACCAATCCAGTGCTTTGGGTATGTTAGAGTATTTTCCGAAGAAGGTTTTTTGGGAGTGGGCTTGTGTGAAGGGGGATTTTTAAAACCCTACAGACTTATGCCTCTTCAGTAG
- the rdgB gene encoding RdgB/HAM1 family non-canonical purine NTP pyrophosphatase, whose protein sequence is MELLLATQNKGKIEEISRMLRPLGVDVIPPKEEVPVEEEGRSFMENAYLKALAYFKRYGIPTLADDSGLVVPSLEGYPGIYSSRFYSLEWGGKEEVETSKDQANIKKLLRLLEGTSDRRAYFKAVVCLMIDEELYIFAEGICHGEIVKSPRGSGGFGYDPVFKPIGYEKTMAELSPEEKDSLSHRGKAIRKLFQLLEKCKHSIFYQKASLA, encoded by the coding sequence ATGGAGCTTCTCCTTGCAACTCAGAACAAAGGGAAGATAGAAGAAATAAGCAGAATGCTAAGGCCCTTGGGTGTGGATGTTATACCTCCAAAGGAGGAAGTGCCTGTGGAGGAAGAGGGCAGATCCTTTATGGAAAACGCTTATCTAAAAGCTCTGGCTTACTTTAAAAGGTATGGCATACCAACCCTTGCGGACGATTCTGGGTTAGTGGTTCCCTCCTTGGAAGGCTATCCCGGCATATACTCCAGCAGGTTTTACTCCTTAGAGTGGGGCGGTAAGGAAGAGGTAGAAACATCCAAAGATCAGGCAAACATAAAGAAACTCCTAAGGCTTTTGGAAGGCACTTCAGACAGGAGGGCATACTTCAAGGCGGTTGTTTGTTTAATGATAGATGAAGAGCTTTACATCTTTGCGGAGGGGATTTGCCATGGAGAAATCGTAAAAAGTCCAAGGGGTTCAGGGGGTTTTGGGTATGATCCTGTATTTAAGCCCATCGGTTATGAAAAAACCATGGCAGAGCTTTCTCCGGAAGAAAAGGACAGCCTGTCTCACAGAGGAAAGGCTATAAGAAAACTTTTCCAGCTCTTAGAAAAATGCAAACATTCTATCTTTTACCAGAAAGCAAGTTTAGCCTAA
- a CDS encoding glycosyltransferase family 9 protein, with product MKKLLLYRRGGLGDTLLTFPILEIFKRKGFYTVAVGNTDYYKIAKAIGWADETLYEKPVGNFDLEISIGLDGIYPFPKERIWIVEYYLKSLGLSEPFSKKLPLEGYDQSPIKDKVVLHPSSGSKKKNPPLELFTKIEEFFVDLGYECIYLIGEADSWLKSYVKNYVEFLDPFEMAKHLKSAKLFVGNDSGVSHLSSYLGVPTFVFFGPTDWKVWKPIGEKVFPISLELECSPCFPNTCPEKFCFNVDKLFELLKRHKSVGF from the coding sequence TTGAAAAAACTACTCCTCTACAGAAGGGGTGGCTTAGGCGATACACTTCTTACCTTTCCCATTTTGGAGATTTTCAAAAGAAAGGGCTTTTACACCGTAGCGGTAGGAAACACAGATTATTATAAGATAGCCAAAGCGATAGGTTGGGCAGATGAAACTCTCTACGAAAAGCCAGTTGGAAACTTTGATCTTGAAATTTCAATAGGATTGGATGGTATATACCCTTTTCCAAAGGAAAGGATTTGGATCGTTGAGTATTATCTAAAAAGCTTGGGACTTTCGGAACCCTTTTCCAAAAAACTTCCCTTAGAAGGCTACGACCAATCTCCTATCAAAGACAAAGTAGTTCTGCATCCGTCCAGTGGATCAAAAAAGAAAAATCCACCCTTAGAGCTTTTTACAAAAATAGAGGAGTTTTTCGTTGATCTTGGTTATGAGTGTATTTACCTCATTGGTGAAGCGGATAGCTGGCTAAAAAGTTATGTAAAAAACTACGTGGAATTTTTAGATCCTTTTGAGATGGCAAAGCACCTAAAAAGTGCAAAGCTCTTTGTGGGTAATGACAGTGGAGTGTCTCACCTTTCTTCTTACTTAGGAGTTCCCACCTTTGTTTTCTTTGGACCTACCGATTGGAAGGTTTGGAAGCCCATAGGAGAAAAAGTTTTCCCCATAAGCTTAGAACTTGAATGTAGTCCGTGTTTTCCCAACACTTGCCCAGAGAAGTTTTGTTTTAATGTAGATAAACTTTTTGAACTACTGAAGAGGCATAAGTCTGTAGGGTTTTAA
- a CDS encoding alpha/beta fold hydrolase, producing the protein MPRSGVRVPPGPLVFIHGWGFSSKVFKNFPGLKLELPYHGRSNFRSLNLRALAQEIALTIPINSILIAWSLGGTLALLIAFFYPSKVRHLVLLGSTACFNCLWDRKELRGFLFRLRREREGFLKEFRSRAYPKLFEDFIDIDKSAKLLEDYFLTDIRSYVPYIKTPITLLHGTDDKVVPFRACVELYNLTKKAKLITFHGGHFPKDEGIILEVLKGL; encoded by the coding sequence ATCCCTAGGTCGGGGGTTCGAGTCCCTCCGGGCCCGCTTGTTTTTATACACGGTTGGGGTTTTTCTTCTAAAGTCTTCAAAAACTTCCCTGGGCTCAAGTTAGAACTTCCCTACCACGGAAGGTCTAATTTCAGGAGTTTAAACTTAAGAGCACTTGCCCAAGAGATCGCTCTTACTATCCCAATCAATTCCATCCTTATCGCTTGGTCCTTGGGAGGAACCTTAGCCCTTTTGATAGCTTTTTTTTATCCTTCAAAAGTTCGCCATTTGGTGCTTTTGGGTTCAACCGCTTGTTTTAACTGTCTTTGGGATAGAAAAGAATTAAGGGGCTTTCTTTTTAGGCTCAGAAGGGAAAGGGAGGGATTTTTAAAGGAATTTAGGTCAAGGGCTTATCCAAAACTCTTTGAGGATTTTATAGACATAGACAAATCCGCCAAGCTTCTTGAGGATTACTTCCTTACGGACATAAGAAGCTATGTTCCATACATAAAAACTCCCATTACTCTTTTGCACGGCACAGACGATAAGGTGGTTCCTTTTAGAGCCTGCGTAGAACTTTACAATTTAACAAAGAAGGCTAAATTAATAACGTTCCACGGAGGACACTTTCCAAAAGATGAAGGTATTATCCTTGAGGTTCTCAAGGGCCTCTAA
- the efp gene encoding elongation factor P, whose product MGVKIDINSIQRDMFIEHNGQPYRVLDYEHVKPGKGQAFVRVKAKNMQTQNVIEITYKASDSIELADFEQVFAEYSYTDGEYYYFVSKSTYEILPVQAKSMENEAKFLKEGMEVVVFIYKGQPIGIELPRHVELKVVETEPAFKGDTAAGGSKPAKLETGAVIQVPFFVAEGDIVKVDTRTGTYVERIK is encoded by the coding sequence ATGGGAGTAAAAATAGACATAAACAGCATACAGAGAGATATGTTTATTGAACACAACGGACAGCCCTACAGAGTTCTTGACTACGAGCATGTAAAGCCCGGAAAGGGGCAGGCTTTTGTGAGGGTGAAGGCAAAGAATATGCAAACACAGAACGTCATTGAAATAACCTACAAAGCGTCTGACAGCATTGAGTTGGCAGACTTTGAGCAGGTTTTTGCAGAATACTCATACACCGATGGAGAATACTACTACTTTGTTAGTAAATCTACCTACGAGATTCTTCCGGTCCAAGCCAAGAGCATGGAAAACGAAGCAAAGTTTTTAAAAGAAGGTATGGAAGTTGTGGTCTTTATCTACAAAGGACAACCCATAGGAATAGAACTTCCAAGGCATGTAGAGCTTAAGGTAGTTGAAACCGAACCTGCCTTTAAGGGAGACACAGCTGCGGGCGGTTCCAAACCAGCAAAGTTAGAAACTGGAGCGGTAATACAGGTGCCCTTCTTTGTAGCAGAGGGAGATATAGTAAAGGTGGATACGCGCACAGGAACATACGTAGAAAGGATTAAGTAA
- a CDS encoding sigma-70 family RNA polymerase sigma factor, which yields MIPDSEQELIAQYLKKVSKIPLLKPEEEKEIARRAKEGDQEAYRKLVESNLRFVISIAKQYLGYGLPLSELIAAGNHGLMEAAKRFDPDKGVKFISYAVWWIRQAIMQALSQQTGAIRIPLKQAHLINRISSIYSKLYKEYEREPTSEEVAYEYTKELLQKEMERELGRKPTEEEIRKRIKKEGYKISPEEVEKFLQMSKVPLSLDAPVSEEEDTSFIDFLSKHGTADVEEKVLSEILGKEIEDMLAKLPEKERRVIELRFGLGGEEPKTLREIGDILNISRERVRQLETRALRKLRNMAIKKHLKDFLS from the coding sequence ATGATACCCGATAGCGAACAAGAACTAATAGCTCAGTATCTTAAGAAGGTATCAAAGATCCCACTGTTAAAGCCTGAGGAAGAAAAGGAGATAGCAAGGAGGGCAAAGGAGGGTGACCAGGAAGCTTACAGAAAACTGGTGGAATCGAACCTTAGGTTTGTCATAAGCATAGCCAAGCAGTATTTGGGATATGGACTGCCTCTTTCTGAGCTTATAGCAGCTGGTAATCATGGCCTTATGGAAGCTGCAAAAAGGTTTGACCCAGACAAAGGAGTGAAGTTTATCTCATACGCAGTCTGGTGGATAAGACAGGCAATCATGCAAGCTCTATCTCAGCAAACTGGTGCAATAAGAATACCTCTCAAACAAGCCCATTTAATAAATCGCATCAGCAGTATATACAGCAAGCTCTACAAGGAATATGAGAGGGAACCTACTTCAGAAGAAGTAGCTTACGAATACACCAAAGAGCTATTGCAGAAGGAAATGGAAAGAGAATTAGGAAGGAAACCCACAGAAGAGGAGATACGAAAGAGAATAAAAAAGGAAGGTTACAAGATATCTCCGGAAGAAGTAGAGAAGTTTTTGCAGATGTCCAAGGTGCCATTGTCCCTTGATGCGCCTGTAAGTGAAGAAGAGGACACCTCTTTTATAGATTTTCTTAGCAAACATGGGACTGCGGATGTGGAAGAGAAGGTGCTGAGCGAAATCCTTGGTAAAGAAATTGAAGACATGCTCGCTAAACTGCCAGAAAAAGAAAGAAGAGTGATAGAATTGAGATTTGGTTTAGGTGGAGAAGAGCCAAAAACGCTTAGGGAAATAGGAGACATCTTAAACATCTCCAGAGAAAGGGTTAGACAGTTGGAGACAAGGGCCCTCAGAAAACTCAGGAACATGGCTATAAAAAAGCACCTCAAAGATTTTCTCAGCTGA
- a CDS encoding methyltransferase domain-containing protein, producing the protein MKVLSLRFSRASKTYEDWAIPQRLSAEILKQLDAIEGSVLDVGCGTGFSSVGLKNVVGIDLSLNMLRVYKSKGFLGICADANFMPFKDKSFDCVISNFALHWTDIGVVFKEIFRVCKRRFLCAMPVEGSLKELKFPFYPAEKVLESVQNLGGKLRKVEIKNIDIPFKRWDLLRFFHYTGSSYNPSNGEIFRSKKSIETILSSIDKPSFVVLFFSCEVCK; encoded by the coding sequence ATGAAGGTATTATCCTTGAGGTTCTCAAGGGCCTCTAAAACTTACGAAGACTGGGCCATTCCCCAAAGACTGAGTGCGGAGATTCTAAAACAGCTGGACGCCATTGAAGGTTCCGTGTTGGATGTGGGATGTGGCACTGGCTTTAGCAGTGTGGGATTAAAAAACGTTGTGGGCATTGATCTGTCTTTGAACATGCTAAGGGTATACAAGAGTAAGGGGTTCTTAGGGATATGTGCCGATGCTAACTTCATGCCTTTCAAGGATAAAAGCTTTGACTGTGTTATTAGCAATTTTGCCCTGCATTGGACGGATATAGGTGTGGTCTTTAAAGAGATCTTCAGGGTTTGCAAAAGAAGATTTCTTTGTGCAATGCCTGTTGAAGGCAGTTTAAAAGAGCTCAAATTCCCTTTCTATCCTGCGGAAAAGGTGCTTGAAAGTGTGCAAAACTTGGGAGGCAAACTAAGAAAGGTTGAAATAAAAAACATAGATATACCATTTAAAAGATGGGATCTCCTTAGGTTTTTTCACTATACTGGTAGCTCTTACAATCCGTCTAATGGAGAAATTTTTAGATCAAAAAAGTCTATTGAAACGATACTTTCTTCCATTGACAAACCAAGTTTTGTAGTGTTATTCTTTTCTTGCGAGGTCTGCAAATGA
- the accB gene encoding acetyl-CoA carboxylase biotin carboxyl carrier protein, with amino-acid sequence MDKDFLKELITLIKESNIKLFELEQEGVRLRIETHQRETLQKFEAPKEIKHLEVIPPSQETEEGKLHVIRSPLVGTFYRAPSPGAPPFVEVGDIVSPGQVLCIIEALKVMNEIESDVRGKVVKILVENGETVEYNQPLFLIDTNI; translated from the coding sequence ATGGATAAAGATTTCCTGAAAGAGCTTATAACTCTTATAAAAGAAAGCAACATAAAGCTTTTTGAGCTGGAGCAAGAAGGAGTAAGGCTAAGAATAGAGACCCACCAAAGAGAAACATTACAAAAGTTTGAAGCACCAAAAGAAATAAAGCACTTAGAAGTAATTCCCCCATCGCAAGAGACAGAAGAAGGTAAGCTTCACGTTATAAGAAGTCCTCTTGTGGGAACTTTTTACAGGGCACCTTCCCCCGGAGCTCCTCCCTTTGTGGAAGTAGGAGATATAGTCTCTCCAGGGCAGGTGCTTTGCATCATAGAAGCTCTAAAGGTTATGAATGAAATAGAGAGCGACGTTAGGGGCAAGGTTGTTAAAATACTGGTGGAGAACGGAGAGACTGTAGAGTACAACCAACCACTGTTTTTAATAGACACGAACATTTGA